A region from the Silene latifolia isolate original U9 population chromosome 7, ASM4854445v1, whole genome shotgun sequence genome encodes:
- the LOC141592055 gene encoding uncharacterized protein LOC141592055: MDLDDDFDKPSQPARPSKFKPKSKKQPAKSEAKVEPLSTEAEAAAAAVVVTVKKEVEVQPEVAVVEKMDVDEVVSTAAYGGGGVELKEEESKIGGGAMKEDVAAEEEEDYVVAEYDVYYTPPSPDSQLYVMQYPLRPSWRPYDLEQRCTEVRMKPTTSEMEVDLTMDMESDNYDRDSPLADKMKKQTLSSSGKSPQAATYAVGLLKGKKLYLNPVEAVVQLRPSMKYFDSVDLKKKNANTAVKGEGKQDQNEEVEPWVCLNYHSPATDLAQTYLRKMVTKESSTLQFSMNPYDYLNSLCPGAVVNKTESNGISRRSLLPLPLEERLKKLILEGPHVQRFNVIKHVAPDVPAEDVLKIVQQHANLVQGVWVSKSHDRCNTGLEKLCRDYILFLFTQNPIIKESELESLGHRKSTAKTVLRNISVERPYCKDWKFVEPTDVLFIKNYPDIAEHQWNTWQAHGKSVQEKLIPKAGLKRPVLSVPSVEGLDRSTHEARSVSTSMSKEAREALSKVLGKLFLTHKVCSFQAIHQGLRDTAVSMSVLPKVGAKNSAVMAAVKNVVDAPIEELQAIINEYAINVHGLYVLKSSSEHPELNPLRNDIIDLFRGKESGAALRKGEIMEASKNKPVTTSEFQKVINEYCVSKGGAWVLKSGDGISSNDWQSIFKAAKLL; encoded by the exons ATGGACTTGGATGATGATTTTGACAAGCCGTCCCAACCGGCGCGTCCTTCGAAGTTCAAGCCGAAGTCAAAGAAACAGCCGGCGAAGTCGGAGGCAAAGGTTGAGCCGTTGAGTACGGAGGCGGAAGCCGCGGCGGCTGCGGTGGTTGTGACGGTGAAGAAAGAGGTGGAGGTTCAGCCGGAAGTAGCGGTTGTTGAGAAAATGGATGTTGATGAGGTTGTTTCAACTGCGGCGTACGGCGGCGGTGGTGTGGAATTGAAGGAAGAGGAGTCGAAGATTGGTGGAGGTGCGATGAAGGAGGATGTTGCGGCGGAGGAGGAAGAGGATTATGTTGTTGCTGAGTATGATGTGTACTACACACCTCCTAGTCCTGATTCTCag TTGTATGTAATGCAATATCCGTTGAGGCCGTCATGGCGTCCGTATGATCTTGAGCAGCGTTGCACTGAG GTAAGAATGAAACCTACTACCTCGGAGATGGAAGTGGATTTGACAATGGATATGGAATCTGATAATTATGATCGTGATTCGCCATTAGCAGACAAAATGAAGAAGCAG ACCTTATCATCTTCGGGGAAGTCACCTCAAGCTGCTACATATGCCGTTGGGCTATTGAAGGGTAAAAAG CTATACCTGAATCCTGTTGAAGCAGTTGTGCAGCTTCGCCCATCAATGAAATATTTTGATTCTGTTGATCTAAAGAAGAAAAATGCAAACACTGCCGTCAAAGGGGAAGGGAAGCAG GACCAAAATGAAGAAGTTGAG CCATGGGTTTGCCTCAACTATCACAGCCCAGCTACTGACCTTGCACAAACATATCTGAGGAAAATGGTGACAAAAGAGAGCAGCACGTTGCAGTTTTCTATGAATCC GTATGATTACTTGAATTCCTTGTGTCCTGGAGCAGTGGTCAACAAGACGGAATCAAACGGAATATCAAGAAG ATCTCTGCTCCCCCTGCCATTAGAGGAACGACTGAAGAAATTGATTCTCGAG GGACCTCATGTTCAACGGTTTAACGTCATCAAGCATGTTGCCCCTGATGTTCCTGCTGAAGATGTTCTAAAAATTGTTCAACAACATGCTAATTTAGTGCAAGGAGTATGGGTTTCAAAAAGTCATGACCGATGTAATACCGGACTTGAAAAATTGTGTAGAGATTACATACTTTTTCTATTCACCCAGAATCCAATCATAAAAGAGTCGGAGTTAGAAAGTCTGGGACATAGGAAATCTACTGCAAAAACAGTTCTTCGTAACATATCAGTTGAAAGACCATATTGTAAAGATTGGAAGTTCGTTGAGCCTACAGATGTGTTGTTCATAAAAAATTATCCAGATATCGCCGAGCATCAATGGAACACATGGCAGGCACATGGGAAATCTGTACAAGAAAAACTTATTCCAAAGGCTGGCCTGAAAAGACCGGTTCTATCTGTGCCTTCTGTTGAAGGTTTGGATAGATCAACGCATGAGGCCCGTTCAGTAAGCACATCGATGTCAAAAGAAGCTCGAGAAGCCCTATCAAAAGTTTTGGGAAAGCTCTTCTTAACTCACAAGGTTTGCAG TTTCCAGGCAATTCATCAAGGCCTCCGGGATACTGCTGTGTCTATGTCTGTCCTTCCAAAGGTAGGTGCCAAAAATAGTGCTGTAATGGCAGCTGTGAAGAATGTTGTTGATGCCCCTATCGAAGAGCTCCAGGCTATCATTAATGAATATGCTATTAATGTTCATGGTCTGTATGTGTTAAAGTCATCCTCAGAGCACCCAGAATTGAATCCATTAAG GAATGATATTATTGACTTGTTTCGTGGAAAAGAATCGGGTGCAGCGCTTAGGAAAGGTGAAATCATGGAAGCCTCCAAGAATAAACCTGTCACAACAAGTGAATTTCAGAAG GTCATCAATGAATATTGCGTTTCCAAAGGTGGGGCGTGGGTGCTTAAAAGCGGTGATGGAATCTCATCCAATGATTGGCAATCCATTTTCAAGGCAGCCAAATTGCTATAA